The Pseudomonas extremaustralis genome contains a region encoding:
- a CDS encoding PQQ-dependent sugar dehydrogenase produces MHKTRLALLIMLAGTLAACGETSTLQVSDGTGPTPKLPEPNKTLIPTVNIAPAIGWPDGVKPTAAAGTQVTAFAEGLDHPRWLYVLPNGDVLVAETNAPPKPDDSKGIRGWVMEKVMGRAGAGVPSPNRITLLRDADHDGVAETRTAFLEHLNSPFGMALVGNDLYVADSDKLLRFAYQPGETAIKSAGTTVVDLPGGPLNHHWTKNVVASQDGSKLYVSVGSNSNVGENGLEAEQGRAAIWEVDRASGQHRIFASGLRNPNGMAWEPQSGKLWTAVNERDEIGSDLVPDYITSVKDGAFYGWPFSYYGQHVDVRVTPQNPELVAKAIAPDYAVGPHTASLGLTFAEGSTLPAPFTHGAFIGQHGSWNRKPHSGYKVIFVPFEGGQPKGQPVDVLTGFLDKDEKAMGRPVGVVIDKQGDLLVADDVGNKVWRVSAAK; encoded by the coding sequence ATGCACAAAACCAGACTCGCCCTGCTCATCATGCTCGCCGGCACCCTCGCCGCCTGCGGTGAAACCTCCACGCTGCAGGTCTCCGATGGCACCGGGCCCACGCCCAAGCTACCGGAGCCGAACAAGACGCTGATCCCCACCGTGAACATCGCCCCCGCCATCGGCTGGCCGGACGGCGTGAAGCCAACGGCCGCCGCCGGTACCCAAGTGACGGCGTTCGCCGAGGGCCTGGACCATCCCCGCTGGCTGTATGTGTTGCCCAACGGCGATGTGCTGGTCGCGGAAACCAACGCGCCGCCCAAGCCCGATGACTCCAAGGGCATTCGCGGCTGGGTCATGGAGAAGGTCATGGGCCGGGCCGGTGCCGGCGTGCCGAGCCCGAATCGCATCACGTTGCTGCGTGACGCCGACCACGACGGTGTCGCCGAGACCCGCACGGCGTTCCTGGAACACCTCAATTCGCCGTTTGGCATGGCTCTGGTCGGCAACGACTTGTATGTGGCCGACTCGGACAAGCTGCTGCGCTTCGCCTATCAGCCGGGTGAAACTGCGATCAAATCTGCCGGCACCACGGTCGTCGATTTGCCCGGCGGCCCGTTGAACCATCACTGGACCAAAAACGTGGTGGCCAGCCAGGATGGCAGCAAGCTGTATGTCAGCGTAGGCTCCAACAGCAACGTCGGCGAAAACGGCCTGGAGGCAGAACAAGGCCGCGCCGCGATCTGGGAAGTCGACCGTGCGAGCGGCCAGCACCGCATCTTCGCCTCCGGCCTGCGCAATCCCAACGGCATGGCCTGGGAACCCCAGAGTGGCAAGCTGTGGACGGCCGTGAACGAGCGCGACGAGATCGGCAGCGACCTGGTGCCGGACTACATCACCTCGGTCAAGGATGGTGCGTTTTATGGCTGGCCCTTCAGCTATTACGGCCAGCATGTGGACGTGCGCGTCACCCCGCAAAATCCAGAACTGGTCGCCAAGGCCATCGCACCGGACTATGCGGTGGGTCCTCACACTGCGTCGTTAGGATTGACCTTCGCCGAGGGCAGCACCCTTCCAGCGCCCTTCACCCACGGTGCATTCATCGGCCAGCATGGTTCGTGGAACCGCAAGCCGCACAGTGGCTACAAGGTGATCTTCGTACCATTCGAGGGTGGCCAGCCTAAAGGCCAGCCGGTGGACGTGCTGACCGGGTTCCTCGACAAGGATGAGAAAGCCATGGGCCGACCGGTGGGCGTTGTCATCGACAAGCAGGGCGATTTACTGGTGGCCGATGATGTGGGGAATAAGGTG